The Alosa sapidissima isolate fAloSap1 chromosome 5, fAloSap1.pri, whole genome shotgun sequence genome has a window encoding:
- the pcf11 gene encoding pre-mRNA cleavage complex 2 protein Pcf11 isoform X2 has product MSDDAAREDARREYQSSLEDLTFNSKPHINMLTILAEENLHFAKDIVAIIEAQIVKAPAAEKLPVLYLVDSIVKNIGGEYLAVFAKNLVTSFICVFEKVEENTRKSLFKLRSTWDDIFPATKLYTLDVKVNSIDPAWPIKPLQNPSIHVNPKFLKQSEEATPTPTPPPKAVTPQPPPSATEKKINEEQAIRQQLLAKQKELLELQQRKIELELEQAKVQLSKGSLSGEGQARQQLLAKQKELIELQQKRIELELEQIKVQLAFNRMGPTTTQASAALHPTPAATQPGAGGPNSWPAPQSEKATIRDPRLNRAGASNLHGKESVTAHTKEPAVSRREAQGFGGLPNVPEKRGPPPVEKHNKLERMRIPRKEPPAEEKTRPSKKDMAAAEERAKSKSASPARKDVLGRSKIDPENLKTSEGIRRDPRLRRHEKAEPEEDAPKERKRSLDKKEKDEASKMAEHQRLTNTRSKLSNGSLAKQEKPDFRIGKLGGKRSRSRSRSRSPSMPKRKERRSPKSLKGMSASPPKFSKLRPGVGKHMHSEDLSHHGNTREDRTALKNAEPRRPKRAHEERAAELRDSYSAREPPETKENIKRWRSGWEDKHPKHPDESPPSKPSTPRVKPWNPTQRCTPSRQRQNRLSVDANLHIPDVLNSASKADLLKKASKRHAEGEITSEEFLNVAHQIRQLFQYQEEKQRTSSWDSSDDGQLPSKDRKDMNTHPPMGNLSAEQLYLEHKSKLVRTRVQRQAERNRQQAGNERTTSALEEDPEPLRRSIDDPLELFSRHEGPRKSDRSNSGRVARSSPSPGQLEEYPRRSPAAPYCRSPPLPLEMQEDPAGELSPIPRFESPNSVHSDEGVEAEPPLVPPRPVRNVPVGRMPSEPAGSVLLHLPDDGSAQPSMPRRDSPSVPPRFDGHKAPQASYDGPPGPMGKPRSEGPHPRPLPPSAYEGNPGAKRYDGPVNPRLDGHGRYEPNYGPRFDGPPQHEKRFEGAGRYDGHMPHRPMRFDGPHPQQGFGRFERPGGHNRFEGPASGPGPSRFDSPMQPSRFEGPPRFSGPHLQQQQGPGRFEAPMGFPHGNAGYEGPPSQPGPMRFDGPGGNQPSGMCFENPTGPPGPIRFEGQPQGMPRHECPPPPGPPRYFAPQNQMRPQGQPVFNVPQGPGPMAPQPANFNMTSRFPEPFGGNAQPFLGPQNVPQGPNFNVPQVPTSTGFPNSFRPVGPYQGPPVGNPQQPMSLLSNLSQPFMPQNTVSFSQPNAPFGQPDNHLGQMDVNELLAKLLSNGIIKPATTDASQTESTAAPSSPGVVEEEEEEEQVDDDLPDLTSFSLDDMKQRYDSVVTKLYTGIQCYSCGMRFTSSQTDIYADHLDWHYRQNRSEKDISKKVTHRRWYYSMTDWIEFEEIADLEERAKSQFFEKVYEEVVQKTQEAAKEKEFQSVKAAADVVDETCEICQEQFETYWEEDEEEWHLKDAIRVDDKTYHPSCYDDYKNTSSFGECTPSPNKVLTENPLNALVKQEEADEPCRFSSIKQEPEALGSDAQVAEENDVKVKLEECCFPPL; this is encoded by the exons GCGCCAGCAGCAGAGAAGCTCCCGGTTTTGTACTTAGTGGATTCCATAGTGAAGAACATTGGCGGGGAATACCTTGCAGTGTTTGCTAAAAACCttgtcacttcatttatttgtgtatttgaaAAG GTGGAAGAGAACACTAGAAAAAGCCTCTTCAAGTTGCGCTCAACATGGGATGATATTTTCCCAGCAACAAAACTGTACACATTAGATGTGAAGGTCAATTCAATAGATCCCGCTTGGCCCATTAAGCCTCTGCAAAACCCGAGCATTCATGTAAACCCAAAGTTTCTTAAACAG AGTGAGGAAGCTACTCCGACTCCGACTCCTCCTCCGAAGGCCGTTACGCCACAGCCCCCGCCATCAGCCACCGAGAAAAAAATCAATGAGGAGCAGGCCATTAGGCAGCAGCTGCTGGCCAAGCAGAAGGAGCTGCTTGAACTCCAGCAGAGGAAGATAGAGCTTGAGCTTGAGCAGGCCAAAGTACAACTG TCCAAAGGCTCTTTGAGTGGAGAAGGACAAGCCAGGCAGCAGTTGCTCGCAAAGCAGAAGGAATTGATTGAACTTCAGCAGAAGAGGATAGAACTTGAGCTTGAGCAGATAAAAGTGCAACTG GCTTTTAATCGAATGGGACCAACCACCACCCAGGCCAGTGCTGCACTCCACCCCACACCTGCGGCCACCCAACCAGGGGCGGGGGGGCCCAACTCCTGGCCTGCTCCGCAGTCTGAGAAGGCAACGATACGGGATCCGCGCTTGAACAGAGCCGGGGCATCAAATTTACATGGCAAAGAATCGGTGACGGCACACACCAAGGAGCCGGCAGTGAGTAGGAGAGAAGCCCAGGGTTTCGGCGGTCTGCCAAACGTGCCTGAGAAGAGAGGGCCTCCCCCGGTGGAGAAGCATAACAAACTAGAGAGGATGAGGATTCCTCGGAAGGAACCGCCAGCAGAAGAGAAGACGCGGCCGAGCAAAAAGGACATGGCTGCTGCCGAGGAGAGGGCCAAGTCCAAGTCGGCATCACCAGCCAGGAAAGACGTCCTCGGCAGGAGTAAAATCGACCCCGAAAACCTCAAGACCTCGGAAGGCATCAGAAGGGATCCCAGGCTGCGACGGCACGAGAAGGCGGAGCCGGAGGAGGACGCGCCGAAGGAGAGGAAGCGCAGCCTGGACAAGAAGGAGAAGGACGAGGCCAGCAAGATGGCCGAGCACCAGAGGCTGACCAACACCAGGAGTAAACTGTCCAACGGCTCACTGGCCAAGCAGGAGAAGCCGGACTTCAGGATCGGCAAGCTGGGTGGGAAGAGGTCGCGTTCCAGGTCGCGTTCCAGGTCCCCGTCGATGCCCAAGAGGAAGGAACGGCGATCGCCCAAGAGCCTGAAGGGCATGTCCGCGTCGCCGCCCAAATTCAGCAAGCTTAGACCGGGGGTGGGCAAACACATGCACTCCGAGGACCTcagtcaccatggcaacaccaGAGAGGACAGAACTGCTCTCAAGAACGCAGAACCAAGAAGGCCGAAACGTGCTCACGAGGAGAGGGCTGCGGAACTCAGAGACTCCTACTCTGCCAGAGAACCACCCGAGACCAAGGAGAACATCAAGAGGTGGAGAAGTGGATGGGAGGACAAACA tcCAAAACATCCAGATGAGTCTCCACCTTCCAAGCCCAGCACCCCAAGGGTGAAGCCGTGGAACCCCACTCAGAGATGCACACCGTCCCGACAGAGACAGAATCGCCTCAGCGTCGACGCCAATCTGCACATCCCTGACGTTCTTAACTCTGCAAGTAAAGCAGATCTGCTGAAAAAG GCAAGCAAGAGACACGCTGAAGGGGAAATCACTAGTGAAGAGTTCCTCAACGTGGCCCACCAGATCAGACAGCTCTTCCAGTATCAAGAGGAAAAACAGAGAACTAGTTCTTGGGATTCAAGTGATGATGGACAGTTGCCCTCCAAAGACAGAaaagacatgaacacacaccccCCGATGGGTAATCTATCTGCAGAGCAGTTATACCTTGAGCACAAATCTAAACTAGTAAGAACGCGAGTGCAGCGACAAG CTGAGAGAAATCGCCAACAAGCAGGGAATGAAAGAACGACGTCTGCTCTAGAAGAAGACCCAGAACCACTTAGGCGCTCGATCGATGACCCTCTGGAATTGTTCTCCAGACACGAGGGGCCAAGGAAAAGTGACCGGTCCAACTCTGGCCGCGTGGCCAGGAGCTCGCCGAGCCCCGGGCAGCTGGAGGAGTATCCTCGGCGCTCGCCAGCGGCGCCTTACTGCCGCTCGCCTCCGTTGCCCCTGGAGATGCAGGAGGACCCGGCCGGCGAGCTGAGCCCCATCCCGCGCTTCGAGAGCCCCAACAGCGTCCACTCCGACGAGGGCGTGGAGGCGGAACCACCCCTGGTTCCACCCAGACCTGTGAGGAACGTGCCCGTGGGGCGCATGCCCAGCGAGCCCGCCGGGTCGGTGCTACTGCACCTCCCGGACGACGGCAGCGCGCAGCCCAGCATGCCCCGGCGCGACAGCCCGAGCGTCCCGCCGAGGTTCGACGGCCACAAAGCGCCGCAGGCGTCTTACGATGGGCCGCCGGGGCCCATGGGGAAGCCGCGGTCAGAAGGGCCGCACCCCAGGCCGCTCCCGCCGAGCGCCTACGAGGGGAACCCCGGCGCCAAGAGGTACGACGGCCCAGTAAACCCGCGCCTCGATGGCCACGGCAGATACGAGCCCAACTACGGCCCGCGTTTCGATGGACCGCCGCAGCACGAGAAACGGTTTGAGGGGGCGGGCAGATATGACGGCCACATGCCTCACCGGCCAATGAGGTTCGACGGCCCTCACCCTCAGCAGGGCTTCGGGCGGTTTGAGCGACCCGGGGGTCACAACCGGTTCGAGGGCCCCGCGTCGGGCCCCGGGCCCAGCCGCTTCGACAGCCCCATGCAGCCCAGCCGCTTTGAGGGCCCGCCGCGGTTCAGCGGCCCCcatctgcagcagcagcagggcccCGGGAGGTTCGAGGCCCCCATGGGCTTCCCTCACGGCAACGCGGGCTACGAGGGGCCGCCCAGTCAGCCCGGCCCCATGCGCTTCGACGGCCCCGGCGGCAACCAGCCTTCTGGAATGTGCTTTGAGAATCCCACCGGCCCGCCTGGACCAATCAGGTTCGAGGGACAACCCCAGGGGATGCCCAGACACGAGTGCCCACCGCCACCAGGACCCCCCAGGTACTTCGCCCCCCAGAACCAGATGAGGCCGCAGGGCCAGCCCGTGTTCAACGTGCCGCAGGGCCCTGGCCCTATGGCCCCACAGCCCGCCAACTTCAACATGACCAGCCGCTTCCCCGAGCCCTTCGGTGGGAACGCACAGCCCTTCCTCGGACCGCAGAACGTTCCTCAAGGACCAAACTTCAACGTGCCGCAAGTCCCCACCTCCACAGGGTTCCCCAACTCCTTCAGACCCGTGGGCCCGTACCAGGGACCTCCCGTTGGGAACCCGCAGCAGCCT ATGAGCCTGTTGTCCAACCTCAGCCAGCCATTCATGCCACAGAACACAGTGTCTTTCAGTCAACCAA ACGCTCCGTTTGGGCAGCCAGACAACCACCTCGGCCAGATGGACGTCAACGAACTGCTGGCCAAACTCCTCTCCAACGGCATCATTAAGCCCGCCACCACAGACGCATCTCAGACTG AGTCTACTGCAGCACCTTCATCCCCAGgagtggtggaggaagaggaggaagaggagcaggttGACGACGACCTCCCAGACCTGACCAGCTTCTCACTGGACGACATGAAGCA gaggTACGATAGTGTGGTGACCAAGCTGTACACGGGCATCCAGTGCTACTCGTGCGGCATGCGCTTCACCTCCTCACAGACGGACATCTATGCCGACCACCTGGACTGGCACTACAGGCAGAACCGCTCCGAGAAGGACATCAGCAAGAAGGTCACACACAGGAGATGGTACTACAGCATGACG GACTGGATTGAGTTTGAGGAGATTGCGGACCTGGAGGAACGGGCCAAGAGCCAGTTCTTTGAGAAGGTGTACGAGGAGGTGGTGCAGAAGACTCAGGAGGCTGCGAAGGAGAAGGAGTTCCAGAGTGTCAAAGCCGCGGCCGACGTGGTCGATGAG actTGTGAGATCTGCCAGGAGCAGTTTGAGACGTActgggaggaggatgaggaggagtggCACCTCAAAGACGCAATCAGAGTTGATGACAAG ACATATCATCCATCATGTTACGACGACTACAAAAAC ACATCTTCGTTCGGGGAGTGTACTCCTTCCCCCAATAAAGTGCTAACAGAGAATCCCTTAAATGCTTTGGTTAAGCAAGAGGAGGCTGATGAGCCGTGCCGGTTCAGCAGTATTAAGCAGGAGCCCGAGGCCTTGGGCTCCGACGCTCAGGTGGCCGAGGAGAATGACGTAAAGGTGAAGTTGGAAGAGTGCTGCTTCCCCCCTCTCTGA
- the pcf11 gene encoding pre-mRNA cleavage complex 2 protein Pcf11 isoform X4, which produces MSDDAAREDARREYQSSLEDLTFNSKPHINMLTILAEENLHFAKDIVAIIEAQIVKAPAAEKLPVLYLVDSIVKNIGGEYLAVFAKNLVTSFICVFEKVEENTRKSLFKLRSTWDDIFPATKLYTLDVKVNSIDPAWPIKPLQNPSIHVNPKFLKQSEEATPTPTPPPKAVTPQPPPSATEKKINEEQAIRQQLLAKQKELLELQQRKIELELEQAKVQLAFNRMGPTTTQASAALHPTPAATQPGAGGPNSWPAPQSEKATIRDPRLNRAGASNLHGKESVTAHTKEPAVSRREAQGFGGLPNVPEKRGPPPVEKHNKLERMRIPRKEPPAEEKTRPSKKDMAAAEERAKSKSASPARKDVLGRSKIDPENLKTSEGIRRDPRLRRHEKAEPEEDAPKERKRSLDKKEKDEASKMAEHQRLTNTRSKLSNGSLAKQEKPDFRIGKLGGKRSRSRSRSRSPSMPKRKERRSPKSLKGMSASPPKFSKLRPGVGKHMHSEDLSHHGNTREDRTALKNAEPRRPKRAHEERAAELRDSYSAREPPETKENIKRWRSGWEDKHPKHPDESPPSKPSTPRVKPWNPTQRCTPSRQRQNRLSVDANLHIPDVLNSASKADLLKKASKRHAEGEITSEEFLNVAHQIRQLFQYQEEKQRTSSWDSSDDGQLPSKDRKDMNTHPPMGNLSAEQLYLEHKSKLVRTRVQRQAERNRQQAGNERTTSALEEDPEPLRRSIDDPLELFSRHEGPRKSDRSNSGRVARSSPSPGQLEEYPRRSPAAPYCRSPPLPLEMQEDPAGELSPIPRFESPNSVHSDEGVEAEPPLVPPRPVRNVPVGRMPSEPAGSVLLHLPDDGSAQPSMPRRDSPSVPPRFDGHKAPQASYDGPPGPMGKPRSEGPHPRPLPPSAYEGNPGAKRYDGPVNPRLDGHGRYEPNYGPRFDGPPQHEKRFEGAGRYDGHMPHRPMRFDGPHPQQGFGRFERPGGHNRFEGPASGPGPSRFDSPMQPSRFEGPPRFSGPHLQQQQGPGRFEAPMGFPHGNAGYEGPPSQPGPMRFDGPGGNQPSGMCFENPTGPPGPIRFEGQPQGMPRHECPPPPGPPRYFAPQNQMRPQGQPVFNVPQGPGPMAPQPANFNMTSRFPEPFGGNAQPFLGPQNVPQGPNFNVPQVPTSTGFPNSFRPVGPYQGPPVGNPQQPMSLLSNLSQPFMPQNTVSFSQPNAPFGQPDNHLGQMDVNELLAKLLSNGIIKPATTDASQTESTAAPSSPGVVEEEEEEEQVDDDLPDLTSFSLDDMKQRYDSVVTKLYTGIQCYSCGMRFTSSQTDIYADHLDWHYRQNRSEKDISKKVTHRRWYYSMTDWIEFEEIADLEERAKSQFFEKVYEEVVQKTQEAAKEKEFQSVKAAADVVDETCEICQEQFETYWEEDEEEWHLKDAIRVDDKTYHPSCYDDYKNTSSFGECTPSPNKVLTENPLNALVKQEEADEPCRFSSIKQEPEALGSDAQVAEENDVKVKLEECCFPPL; this is translated from the exons GCGCCAGCAGCAGAGAAGCTCCCGGTTTTGTACTTAGTGGATTCCATAGTGAAGAACATTGGCGGGGAATACCTTGCAGTGTTTGCTAAAAACCttgtcacttcatttatttgtgtatttgaaAAG GTGGAAGAGAACACTAGAAAAAGCCTCTTCAAGTTGCGCTCAACATGGGATGATATTTTCCCAGCAACAAAACTGTACACATTAGATGTGAAGGTCAATTCAATAGATCCCGCTTGGCCCATTAAGCCTCTGCAAAACCCGAGCATTCATGTAAACCCAAAGTTTCTTAAACAG AGTGAGGAAGCTACTCCGACTCCGACTCCTCCTCCGAAGGCCGTTACGCCACAGCCCCCGCCATCAGCCACCGAGAAAAAAATCAATGAGGAGCAGGCCATTAGGCAGCAGCTGCTGGCCAAGCAGAAGGAGCTGCTTGAACTCCAGCAGAGGAAGATAGAGCTTGAGCTTGAGCAGGCCAAAGTACAACTG GCTTTTAATCGAATGGGACCAACCACCACCCAGGCCAGTGCTGCACTCCACCCCACACCTGCGGCCACCCAACCAGGGGCGGGGGGGCCCAACTCCTGGCCTGCTCCGCAGTCTGAGAAGGCAACGATACGGGATCCGCGCTTGAACAGAGCCGGGGCATCAAATTTACATGGCAAAGAATCGGTGACGGCACACACCAAGGAGCCGGCAGTGAGTAGGAGAGAAGCCCAGGGTTTCGGCGGTCTGCCAAACGTGCCTGAGAAGAGAGGGCCTCCCCCGGTGGAGAAGCATAACAAACTAGAGAGGATGAGGATTCCTCGGAAGGAACCGCCAGCAGAAGAGAAGACGCGGCCGAGCAAAAAGGACATGGCTGCTGCCGAGGAGAGGGCCAAGTCCAAGTCGGCATCACCAGCCAGGAAAGACGTCCTCGGCAGGAGTAAAATCGACCCCGAAAACCTCAAGACCTCGGAAGGCATCAGAAGGGATCCCAGGCTGCGACGGCACGAGAAGGCGGAGCCGGAGGAGGACGCGCCGAAGGAGAGGAAGCGCAGCCTGGACAAGAAGGAGAAGGACGAGGCCAGCAAGATGGCCGAGCACCAGAGGCTGACCAACACCAGGAGTAAACTGTCCAACGGCTCACTGGCCAAGCAGGAGAAGCCGGACTTCAGGATCGGCAAGCTGGGTGGGAAGAGGTCGCGTTCCAGGTCGCGTTCCAGGTCCCCGTCGATGCCCAAGAGGAAGGAACGGCGATCGCCCAAGAGCCTGAAGGGCATGTCCGCGTCGCCGCCCAAATTCAGCAAGCTTAGACCGGGGGTGGGCAAACACATGCACTCCGAGGACCTcagtcaccatggcaacaccaGAGAGGACAGAACTGCTCTCAAGAACGCAGAACCAAGAAGGCCGAAACGTGCTCACGAGGAGAGGGCTGCGGAACTCAGAGACTCCTACTCTGCCAGAGAACCACCCGAGACCAAGGAGAACATCAAGAGGTGGAGAAGTGGATGGGAGGACAAACA tcCAAAACATCCAGATGAGTCTCCACCTTCCAAGCCCAGCACCCCAAGGGTGAAGCCGTGGAACCCCACTCAGAGATGCACACCGTCCCGACAGAGACAGAATCGCCTCAGCGTCGACGCCAATCTGCACATCCCTGACGTTCTTAACTCTGCAAGTAAAGCAGATCTGCTGAAAAAG GCAAGCAAGAGACACGCTGAAGGGGAAATCACTAGTGAAGAGTTCCTCAACGTGGCCCACCAGATCAGACAGCTCTTCCAGTATCAAGAGGAAAAACAGAGAACTAGTTCTTGGGATTCAAGTGATGATGGACAGTTGCCCTCCAAAGACAGAaaagacatgaacacacaccccCCGATGGGTAATCTATCTGCAGAGCAGTTATACCTTGAGCACAAATCTAAACTAGTAAGAACGCGAGTGCAGCGACAAG CTGAGAGAAATCGCCAACAAGCAGGGAATGAAAGAACGACGTCTGCTCTAGAAGAAGACCCAGAACCACTTAGGCGCTCGATCGATGACCCTCTGGAATTGTTCTCCAGACACGAGGGGCCAAGGAAAAGTGACCGGTCCAACTCTGGCCGCGTGGCCAGGAGCTCGCCGAGCCCCGGGCAGCTGGAGGAGTATCCTCGGCGCTCGCCAGCGGCGCCTTACTGCCGCTCGCCTCCGTTGCCCCTGGAGATGCAGGAGGACCCGGCCGGCGAGCTGAGCCCCATCCCGCGCTTCGAGAGCCCCAACAGCGTCCACTCCGACGAGGGCGTGGAGGCGGAACCACCCCTGGTTCCACCCAGACCTGTGAGGAACGTGCCCGTGGGGCGCATGCCCAGCGAGCCCGCCGGGTCGGTGCTACTGCACCTCCCGGACGACGGCAGCGCGCAGCCCAGCATGCCCCGGCGCGACAGCCCGAGCGTCCCGCCGAGGTTCGACGGCCACAAAGCGCCGCAGGCGTCTTACGATGGGCCGCCGGGGCCCATGGGGAAGCCGCGGTCAGAAGGGCCGCACCCCAGGCCGCTCCCGCCGAGCGCCTACGAGGGGAACCCCGGCGCCAAGAGGTACGACGGCCCAGTAAACCCGCGCCTCGATGGCCACGGCAGATACGAGCCCAACTACGGCCCGCGTTTCGATGGACCGCCGCAGCACGAGAAACGGTTTGAGGGGGCGGGCAGATATGACGGCCACATGCCTCACCGGCCAATGAGGTTCGACGGCCCTCACCCTCAGCAGGGCTTCGGGCGGTTTGAGCGACCCGGGGGTCACAACCGGTTCGAGGGCCCCGCGTCGGGCCCCGGGCCCAGCCGCTTCGACAGCCCCATGCAGCCCAGCCGCTTTGAGGGCCCGCCGCGGTTCAGCGGCCCCcatctgcagcagcagcagggcccCGGGAGGTTCGAGGCCCCCATGGGCTTCCCTCACGGCAACGCGGGCTACGAGGGGCCGCCCAGTCAGCCCGGCCCCATGCGCTTCGACGGCCCCGGCGGCAACCAGCCTTCTGGAATGTGCTTTGAGAATCCCACCGGCCCGCCTGGACCAATCAGGTTCGAGGGACAACCCCAGGGGATGCCCAGACACGAGTGCCCACCGCCACCAGGACCCCCCAGGTACTTCGCCCCCCAGAACCAGATGAGGCCGCAGGGCCAGCCCGTGTTCAACGTGCCGCAGGGCCCTGGCCCTATGGCCCCACAGCCCGCCAACTTCAACATGACCAGCCGCTTCCCCGAGCCCTTCGGTGGGAACGCACAGCCCTTCCTCGGACCGCAGAACGTTCCTCAAGGACCAAACTTCAACGTGCCGCAAGTCCCCACCTCCACAGGGTTCCCCAACTCCTTCAGACCCGTGGGCCCGTACCAGGGACCTCCCGTTGGGAACCCGCAGCAGCCT ATGAGCCTGTTGTCCAACCTCAGCCAGCCATTCATGCCACAGAACACAGTGTCTTTCAGTCAACCAA ACGCTCCGTTTGGGCAGCCAGACAACCACCTCGGCCAGATGGACGTCAACGAACTGCTGGCCAAACTCCTCTCCAACGGCATCATTAAGCCCGCCACCACAGACGCATCTCAGACTG AGTCTACTGCAGCACCTTCATCCCCAGgagtggtggaggaagaggaggaagaggagcaggttGACGACGACCTCCCAGACCTGACCAGCTTCTCACTGGACGACATGAAGCA gaggTACGATAGTGTGGTGACCAAGCTGTACACGGGCATCCAGTGCTACTCGTGCGGCATGCGCTTCACCTCCTCACAGACGGACATCTATGCCGACCACCTGGACTGGCACTACAGGCAGAACCGCTCCGAGAAGGACATCAGCAAGAAGGTCACACACAGGAGATGGTACTACAGCATGACG GACTGGATTGAGTTTGAGGAGATTGCGGACCTGGAGGAACGGGCCAAGAGCCAGTTCTTTGAGAAGGTGTACGAGGAGGTGGTGCAGAAGACTCAGGAGGCTGCGAAGGAGAAGGAGTTCCAGAGTGTCAAAGCCGCGGCCGACGTGGTCGATGAG actTGTGAGATCTGCCAGGAGCAGTTTGAGACGTActgggaggaggatgaggaggagtggCACCTCAAAGACGCAATCAGAGTTGATGACAAG ACATATCATCCATCATGTTACGACGACTACAAAAAC ACATCTTCGTTCGGGGAGTGTACTCCTTCCCCCAATAAAGTGCTAACAGAGAATCCCTTAAATGCTTTGGTTAAGCAAGAGGAGGCTGATGAGCCGTGCCGGTTCAGCAGTATTAAGCAGGAGCCCGAGGCCTTGGGCTCCGACGCTCAGGTGGCCGAGGAGAATGACGTAAAGGTGAAGTTGGAAGAGTGCTGCTTCCCCCCTCTCTGA